A DNA window from Desertibacillus haloalkaliphilus contains the following coding sequences:
- a CDS encoding 8-oxo-dGTP diphosphatase, producing the protein MQRVTNCIYKRGDQVLLLQKPRRNWYVAPGGKMEAGETIKEAVKREYREETGLDLKNPEIKGIFTFVIIDQGEIIAEWMMFTFFADDAEGELLEQSPEGILKWKQITDVQELPMAPGDYYIFEHLLNRNEVVYGTFHYTPDFQLLSHRLEPDPTQA; encoded by the coding sequence ATGCAAAGAGTGACAAACTGTATTTATAAACGAGGAGATCAAGTACTCTTGCTGCAAAAGCCGCGTCGCAATTGGTACGTGGCGCCAGGTGGAAAAATGGAAGCAGGAGAAACGATCAAAGAAGCGGTGAAGCGTGAATACCGTGAAGAAACAGGACTAGATCTTAAAAATCCTGAAATTAAAGGAATTTTTACATTTGTAATTATTGATCAAGGAGAAATCATCGCCGAATGGATGATGTTTACATTTTTCGCTGATGACGCTGAAGGTGAATTATTGGAACAATCACCAGAAGGTATATTAAAATGGAAACAAATCACTGACGTGCAGGAACTACCGATGGCACCCGGTGATTATTATATATTTGAACACCTACTCAACCGAAATGAAGTTGTGTACGGGACATTCCATTATACACCAGATTTTCAACTGTTATCGCATCGCTTAGAACCTGATCCAACACAAGCCTAA
- a CDS encoding gluconeogenesis factor YvcK family protein, translated as MDNKKIVVIGGGTGLSVLLRGLKTFSVDITAIVTVADDGGSSGRLRKELNIPPPGDVRNVLVALSEVEPLVEQLFQHRFENGNGLSGHSLGNLLLAGMTSITGDFAKGITELSRVLNVRGKVLPAANTSISLHAEMTDGTLVAGESQIPLVGKQIKRVFLTPEQITPLEDSLQAIREADLIVIGPGSLYTSVIPNLLVPQISETIKQAKAKKVYICNAMTQSGETDGYKASDHVQSIVNHVGQGLLDVVLVNNHHIPSAIIERYAQEDAEPVINDEETIRSLGLKVIKDYFVHYEGYLLRHDAKKVSSSLLSLL; from the coding sequence GTGGATAATAAAAAGATTGTCGTCATCGGGGGAGGAACTGGCCTGTCTGTTCTGCTTCGTGGTTTAAAGACGTTTTCGGTTGATATTACCGCAATCGTCACTGTCGCAGATGACGGTGGGAGCTCCGGACGACTTAGAAAAGAATTAAACATACCGCCTCCAGGAGATGTTCGTAACGTTTTAGTTGCTCTCTCTGAGGTTGAACCATTAGTCGAACAGCTTTTTCAACACCGCTTTGAAAATGGCAATGGTTTATCTGGGCATTCGCTCGGTAACCTGTTACTTGCGGGAATGACGTCAATTACAGGTGATTTTGCAAAAGGGATAACAGAATTAAGTCGTGTCTTAAATGTACGTGGTAAAGTCTTGCCTGCTGCGAATACGAGCATTAGCCTCCATGCTGAAATGACCGATGGGACGCTCGTGGCTGGTGAATCGCAAATTCCGCTCGTTGGAAAACAAATTAAGCGTGTATTTTTAACGCCTGAGCAAATCACACCGCTCGAGGATAGTTTACAGGCGATTCGTGAAGCGGATCTGATCGTGATTGGACCGGGAAGCTTGTACACGAGTGTGATCCCAAATTTGTTAGTCCCGCAGATTTCAGAAACAATTAAACAGGCGAAAGCAAAAAAAGTTTACATTTGTAACGCGATGACACAATCAGGGGAAACAGATGGTTATAAGGCGTCAGACCATGTCCAGTCAATCGTGAATCATGTTGGTCAAGGGTTACTGGACGTTGTGTTAGTTAATAATCATCACATTCCATCAGCGATTATTGAGCGGTATGCACAAGAGGATGCTGAACCGGTGATCAATGATGAGGAAACGATTCGGTCACTTGGTCTCAAGGTCATCAAAGATTATTTTGTCCATTATGAAGGCTATTTATTGCGTCATGATGCAAAGAAAGTATCAAGCTCCCTGCTATCGCTCTTGTAG
- the rapZ gene encoding RNase adapter RapZ, producing the protein MTDAKEDIQIVIITGMSGAGKTVAIQSFEDLGFFCVDNLPPALIPKFVDLIENSGGKMNKVALVIDLRGREFFDHLFEAIDLMSNTTKLKPHILFLDAKDASLVRRYKETRRSHPLASQGLPLEGIQKERAILEDLKGRAQQIIDTTDLKPIQLREKIIQNFSLTEKHPFSVNVMSFGFKYGVPIDADLVFDVRFLPNPHYIDHMRPKTGLDDEVSSYVLKWSETKQFLEKLQDLLEYMLPQYKREGKSQVVIGIGCTGGKHRSVTLAEYFGDVFSDDYVIHVSHRDIEKGKGK; encoded by the coding sequence ATGACAGACGCAAAAGAGGATATTCAAATCGTAATCATTACCGGAATGTCTGGTGCGGGGAAAACAGTTGCGATCCAAAGCTTTGAGGATTTAGGCTTTTTCTGTGTCGATAATTTACCACCAGCATTAATACCAAAGTTTGTCGATTTAATTGAAAACTCAGGTGGGAAAATGAATAAAGTCGCGCTTGTGATTGATTTACGCGGCCGTGAATTTTTTGACCACTTATTTGAAGCGATCGATCTAATGAGTAACACGACAAAGCTGAAGCCGCACATTCTTTTCCTAGATGCTAAGGATGCTTCACTCGTTAGACGCTATAAAGAAACACGTCGTTCTCATCCATTAGCGTCGCAAGGCCTGCCGCTCGAAGGGATTCAAAAAGAGCGAGCGATTTTAGAAGACCTAAAAGGTAGAGCGCAACAAATTATCGATACGACAGACTTAAAACCAATTCAACTTCGAGAAAAAATCATCCAAAACTTTTCGTTAACAGAAAAGCATCCATTTTCGGTTAATGTGATGTCGTTTGGATTTAAATATGGCGTTCCAATTGATGCTGATCTTGTCTTCGATGTTCGGTTTTTGCCAAACCCGCATTACATTGACCATATGCGTCCGAAAACTGGGCTTGATGACGAAGTTTCTTCATATGTACTAAAATGGTCTGAGACGAAGCAATTTTTAGAGAAGCTTCAAGACTTACTTGAATATATGTTGCCGCAATATAAACGAGAAGGTAAGAGCCAGGTCGTCATTGGTATTGGCTGTACCGGCGGCAAGCACCGTTCGGTCACGCTTGCTGAATATTTTGGTGATGTTTTTAGTGATGATTATGTCATCCATGTAAGTCACCGTGATATCGAGAAGGGAAAGGGCAAATAA